From one Humulus lupulus chromosome 8, drHumLupu1.1, whole genome shotgun sequence genomic stretch:
- the LOC133798678 gene encoding annexin D4-like codes for MALSDKVQNVITALSGLGVDEKSLIDLGKWDEAERTSFRENATDYFQKDEERDLEHWREGVVKDLKRESLRFNNAVVWWTMHPWERDARLADKAFKKKSYGILVEIACTRSSNELLGARKAYHSLFEHSLEEDVYSKVTTTERKLLVALVSAYRYEGAKVTEAEKDAKALAGAIEKKKNLVEEEEVLRILTTKSKPHLIEVYKQYHILSQGKNLDEDIGDLILQETVQCLCAPQKYFASVLVKALQKDADKSVKRALTRVIVTRADNNMKDIKEEFKNKGSDDLSSAVEKNTKGNYKDFLLALIDREK; via the exons ATGGCTCTCTCCGACAAGGTTCAAAATGTCATCACCGCTTTGTCag ggcttGGCGTGGATGAGAAATCACTGATAGATCTTGGAAAATGGGATGAGGCGGAAAGAACCTCATTCAGGGAGAATGCCACCGATTACTTCCAAAAAGATGAGGAACGTGACTTGGAGCACTGGCGAGAGGGTGTAGTCAAAGACCTTAAAAGGGAGTCCTTGCGTTTTAat AATGCTGTGGTTTGGTGGACCATGCATCCCTGGGAACGCGATGCTCGTCTGGCAGATAAGGCCTTCAAGAAGAAGTCGTACGGTATACTGGTTGAGATCGCATGCACCAGATCATCCAATGAACTATTGGGTGCTAGAAAAGCTTACCATTCTCTCTTTGAACACTCTCTCGAGGAAGATGTTTATTCCAAAGTCACGACCACTGAACGTAAG CTATTGGTTGCACTAGTGAGTGCTTATAGATATGAAGGGGCAAAGGTTACCGAGGCAGAAAAAGATGCAAAAGCACTTGCTGGTGCCATTGAAAAGAAGAAGAACCTCGTTGAAGAGGAAGAAGTCTTAAGGATACTGACCACAAAAAGCAAACCCCATCTCATTGAAGTATATAAGCAATACCATATTTTATCACAAGGAAAGAACTTGGATGAG GATATTGGTGATTTGATTCTCCAAGAGACAGTACAATGTCTATGTGCTCCACAAAAATATTTCGCCAGT GTATTGGTCAAAGCACTACAGAAAGATGCTGATAAGAGTGTGAAAAGGGCACTGACTAGAGTAATTGTTACTCGAGCAGATAATAATATGAAGGATATTAAAGAAGAGTTCAAAAACAAGGGTAGTGATGATCTCTCCAGTGCAGTTGAAAAGAACACAAAGGGAAACTACAAGGATTTCTTACTTGCATTGATTGATAGGGAAAAATAA